From Nymphaea colorata isolate Beijing-Zhang1983 chromosome 6, ASM883128v2, whole genome shotgun sequence, a single genomic window includes:
- the LOC116256090 gene encoding U-box domain-containing protein 43-like → MLGLEIVPVGTFLALLAEQVLRTALAAKDVVIEKESFKVLSKYLCDIEPVLKELQLRELKDSQAVRHALESLKSDINKAKELVDKYKNRSRFYLLIKCRHIVKEVQDVTRNIGRSLASLSLASSEVLSDMSERVHQLHHEMQKAEFEASLSQVRILEKLQQGLKEHKTDQGFANDLLEEIARAVGVPVEPLEINKEIASFKHEKEEAAARKERAEECFLEQVIALLSRADAVNNQEEVEMLYFRRVQTIKKFTTEDDHIPPFRSFICPIGGNVMIDPVSLCTGTTCERACIKAWIDGGQTSDPETGEVLDDVSLRPNIRLKESIEEWQELNYCLKIRNAKSRLLSGTESRILDALNQIQELTEQNPINKDWIATEGLISIVLSVVGSSQKSVEETGLITLMGLVKDHPRNKERFVDSGGIDQVVKCLDQNPSISKPAVELLFELLYDGPKLNRPVYDTISQQSTAIHLLVTLLKGSVRGSAEKAEAILWCICGEDDNIVRVAAANWYKPLSNRLEQGPESSRLLLAKALLEMELVNENLKVLGEEGVVPPLVAMISGNLESKAVSLGVLAKLSACQENKKYIASAGAVPYILDLLFSAHISTLIRESCAVILERLVASSCIQFLVDACAVALDLQPIVTNLLCLQQNPISNHVIRRLALGALVGICRSREEPVNKAFSDANGISIILPLLEDSNYEIQEMAINLVFCFCGEETTKLADYLLFGDRLVNFLSLLKDDSRTELQVAVLGILSSLRSSAPAVAHALFRLDALREIFRLLSSQNSELKENALGVILLFTNQLDLEMQRAVVRMGTYPLLVNFLKSGTETAKARAAAIMTNLSTSTPKLSITPVNTGFWCLWPLWFSVCEVHGGVCDTATTFCLLKANALSELVNVLQDGDKAALAALQALATLVDGTMVFEAVRVLSDAGAIYPILDLVGRENAAIKEAALNLLEKIFMDNRMVDAYGIQARVLLVDLTGRLKNAYVRQKVDGVIAQLNCNSKPMPLL, encoded by the exons ATGTTAGGGCTGGAAATTGTTCCCGTAGGTACCTTTTTGGCTTTATTAGCTGAGCAAGTACTAAGGACTGCATTAGCTGCCAAGGATGTTGTTATTGAGAAGGAAAGCTTCAAGGTTCTATCAAAATACTTGTGCGACATTGAGCCTGTTTTGAAAGAATTACAGTTGAGGGAGCTCAAGGACTCACAGGCTGTTAGGCATGCACTTGAGAGTCTGAAGAGTGATATCAATAAGGCGAAGGAGTTGGTAGACAAGTATAAGAACCGGTCTCGATTCTACTTACTCATTAAGTGTAGGCACATTGTTAAGGAAGTACAAGATGTCACAAGGAACATTGGTAGGTCTTTGGCTAGTTTATCCCTTGCAAGCTCTGAGGTGTTGTCCGACATGAGTGAGAGGGTCCATCAATTGCATCATGAGATGCAGAAGGCAGAATTTGAGGCCTCACTGTCACAGGTTAGGATACTTGAGAAACTACAGCAGGGCCTCAAGGAGCATAAGACTGACCAAGGCTTTGCAAATGATCTGTTAGAAGAGATAGCAAGAGCAGTAGGTGTGCCGGTTGAGCCATTGGAGATAAACAAGGAAATTGCTAGCTTTAAGcatgagaaagaagaagcagCAGCCCGCAAAGAAAGAGCAGAAGAGTGTTTCTTGGAGCAGGTTATAGCTCTCCTTTCCAGGGCTGACGCAGTGAATAATCAGGAAGAAGTAGAAATGCTGTACTTTAGAAGGGTTCAAACCATTAAGAAGTTCACGACTGAAGATGACCACATACCCCCTTTTAGGTCATTTATCTGCCCCATAGGTGGAAACGTGATGATTGACCCAGTAAGTCTTTGCACTGGTACCACATGTGAAAGAGCATGCATCAAAGCCTGGATTGATGGTGGTCAGACAAGTGACCCTGAAACAGGTGAAGTCCTTGATGATGTTAGTTTACGGCCTAATATTCGCTTGAAAGAATCAATTGAAGAGTGGCAAGAACTGAATTACTGTCTGAAGATCAGGAATGCCAAATCCAGGCTGCTTTCTGGCACGGAATCACGTATCTTGGATGCCTTAAACCAAATACAGGAGCTAACTGAACAGAATCCAATCAACAAAGATTGGATTGCAACTGAAGGGTTGATTAGTATAGTTCTGTCAGTTGTAGGAAGTTCACAAAAATCTGTAGAAGAAACAGGTCTGATTACATTAATGGGGCTTGTTAAGGACCACCCGAGGAATAAG GAGAGATTTGTTGATTCTGGAGGTATTGATCAAGTTGTGAAATGCCTGGATCAGAACCCCAGTATATCAAAGCCTGCAGTTGAATTGTTGTTTGAGCTTCTGTATGATGGACCTAAATTGAACAGACCAGTATATGACACCATAAGCCAACAGAGCACTGCAATTCATTTACTTGTTACCCTTTTAAAAGGTTCTGTACGAGGATCGGCTGAAAAGGCAGAAGCAATTTTGTGGTGTATTTGTGGTGAAGATGATAATATTGTTCGAGTTGCAGCAGCAAATTGGTATAAGCCACTTAGCAATCGTCTTGAGCAAG GGCCAGAATCATCAAGATTGTTGCTGGCTAAAGCCCTTCTGGAAATGGAATTGGTCAATGAGAACTTAAAGGTTCTTGGTGAGGAAGGGGTAGTCCCTCCGCTGGTAGCCATGATATCTGGAAATCTTGAATCAAAAGCTGTGTCTTTGGGAGTTCTAGCCAAGTTATCCGCCTGCCAAGAGAACAAAAAGTACATAGCAAGTGCAGGTGCTGTCCCTTACattcttgatttattgtttTCAGCCCACATCTCTACCCTCATTAGGGAAAGTTGTGCCGTGATCCTTGAGCGGCTTGTGGCAAGCAGTTGCattcaatttcttgttgatGCATGTGCTGTTGCTTTAGACCTGCAACCTATAGTCACCAACTTGCTATGCCTTCagcaaaatccaatttcaaaccatgtgATTAGGAGGCTGGCTTTAGGGGCATTAGTTGGTATATGCAGATCAAGGGAAGAACCTGTCAACAAAGCTTTCTCTGATGCTAATGGCATTTCTATTATTCTGCCTCTCCTAGAAGACTCAAACTATGAAATCCAAGAAATGGCCATTAACTTGGTGTTCTGCTTCTGTGGTGAAGAAACAACAAAGTTAGCAGATTATCTGCTCTTTGGGGATAGATTGGTGAATTTTTTAAGCTTACTCAAAGATGACAGCAGGACAGAACTACAGGTAGCAGTACTAGGAATTTTATCATCCCTTCGAAGTTCTGCACCAGCTGTAGCTCATGCTTTGTTCAGATTAGATGCTTTACGCGAGATCTTTAGACTCCTTTCTTCTCAAAACTCGGAATTGAAGGAAAATGCACTTGGGGTAATCCTTCTGTTCACAAATCAATTGGATTTGGAGATGCAGAGAGCAGTGGTCCGAATGGGTACTTATCCCTTGCTTGTAAACTTCCTAAAATCTGGAACTGAGACAGCCAAGGCAAGAGCAGCTGCAATTATGACCAACTTATCCACAAGTACACCTAAACTTAGCATAACACCAGTGAACACTGGATTTTGGTGCCTTTGGCCATTGTGGTTTTCTGTGTGTGAAGTTCATGGGGGTGTTTGTGATACAGCCACGACTTTTTGTCTGCTGAAGGCTAATGCTCTGTCAGAACTAGTAAATGTTTTGCAAGATGGTGATAAAGCTGCACTTGCTGCACTGCAGGCATTGGCTACATTGGTTGATGGAACAATGGTCTTTGAGGCAGTGAGAGTTCTGTCTGATGCTGGTGCCATCTACCCAATCTTAGACCTTGTAGGGAGGGAGAATGCAGCAATCAAGGAGGCGGCCCTGAATCTGTTGGAGAAGATTTTTATGGACAACCGAATGGTGGATGCATATGGTATTCAGGCTAGAGTTCTTCTTGTTGATCTGACTGGGAGACTCAAAAATGCATACGTTAGGCAAAAAGTAGATGGAGTCATCGCACAACTTAACTGCAATAGTAAGCCAATGCCTCTTCTTTGA
- the LOC116256429 gene encoding auxin-responsive protein SAUR71-like, with protein sequence MKQLLRKLSKLADSPSASYVLLRSESAAPERNGRRSSSSSSCGGEGDEGGCEVVPEGHLPVCVGEEMERFVVSAESLNHPLFAELLRLSAQEYGYDQKGVLRIPCPAGIFRTILDILRRTDGVAVAAGVDLENLLLRLAAVGSASS encoded by the coding sequence atgaagcagcTCCTGCGGAAGCTGTCGAAGCTGGCCGACTCGCCGTCGGCGAGCTACGTCCTCCTGCGCTCCGAATCGGCCGCTCCCGAACGAAATGGTCGGAGgagctcctcctcctcctcctgcggAGGAGAAGGGGACGAGGGTGGCTGTGAAGTGGTGCCGGAGGGCCACCTCCCCGTGTGCGTTGGCGAGGAGATGGAGAGGTTCGTGGTGAGCGCTGAGTCGCTCAACCACCCGCTCTTCGCCGAGCTACTCCGCCTCTCGGCCCAGGAGTACGGCTACGACCAGAAAGGCGTCCTCCGAATCCCCTGCCCGGCCGGAATATTCCGAACCATCCTCGACATACTCCGCCGGACGGACGGAGTCGCCGTCGCTGCCGGCGTCGACCTCGAGAATCTCCTCCTCCGCCTCGCCGCAGTCGGCAGCGCCTCCTCCTGA